A region from the Desulfomarina profundi genome encodes:
- a CDS encoding M16 family metallopeptidase: protein MAETGDMTCFQEKWPYELSDISPDPELIRGHLENGMRYIIKENHEPEKRVALYLDVQAGSLNEKENQRGIAHFLEHMMFNGSLHFPPGSLVSYFQEIGMNYGGDANAHTGYSETVYNLVLPDGRIQDLEKGLLVLADYARGALLPENEINRERGVILAEKRARDSALYRTHIASTSFAFRGTRIPERTIIGKEEILKTAGRSVLKSYYDSWYRPENMVLVVVGDIDPGKARQSIEKLFSSLRAAGKKPVCPDFGHLQHRGDEFFYYYEPELAKTNVSIESLWDKTPRNDSIALETQEIKRFIAAMIIRYRLQKILEKPDAPYTGAGFYYGDLEGRIGYGSISAQTDGSHWRETLALLNKTLRQALQFGFYEHELERARKEILAGFDAAVLQEKNEDSRFIARKIIRHINSNRVLQSAEQERDLFGPIVKDFSLSDIYQEFKKIWDHDSRLISVTGDVKLEKGKKEIKAVYQDCLKQPITIFKDNKKGEFPYLETPESTTPFKQVFNSPELGVEVIRFENGTVLNLKKTDFRKNEIQVTVSFGTGELDEPQPGMSMIAEDVINESGTGKFSKSELNEILAGSTVELGFSIQESSFLWQGSSLTKDFDVLLESIYSHVFDITARKTVFESVMIDVEQMYKKLEQDVDGAVPLKILPFLANGNPHFGLPPRESVLKIDFPELSAWVNTLIPENDLEISIVGDFDRKEVIKGIRKYFSGLKLFPHNTPEVERISFPKGKKKEIKVQTSIGKSVILVAWLTEDFWEISRTRKFHLLASVIEDRLRKVLREKMGATYSPEAFSTNSRTYRDYGFLAVHVTVEPGREEMIEKEIFRIAKELRDNGVTDEELERARKPLLTSIRDSLENNSYWLYSVLLRSSIHREQLDWPLTIENEYANIKKEELDILVKKYLTEGRAAVGVARPVEK from the coding sequence TTGGCTGAAACAGGTGACATGACCTGTTTTCAGGAAAAATGGCCATACGAACTCAGTGATATATCACCTGATCCTGAACTGATACGTGGGCACCTTGAAAATGGAATGCGATATATTATCAAGGAAAACCACGAACCCGAAAAGCGTGTGGCACTTTATCTTGACGTGCAGGCCGGTTCCCTGAATGAGAAGGAAAACCAGAGGGGCATTGCCCATTTCCTTGAACATATGATGTTCAATGGTTCATTACATTTCCCCCCCGGATCGCTGGTCAGTTATTTCCAGGAAATTGGTATGAACTATGGCGGGGACGCCAACGCACATACTGGTTACAGTGAGACAGTGTATAATCTTGTGCTTCCTGACGGAAGGATACAGGATCTTGAAAAAGGACTCCTTGTTCTTGCAGACTATGCCCGGGGCGCGCTCCTGCCGGAAAATGAAATAAACAGAGAGCGAGGCGTTATTTTGGCTGAAAAGAGGGCCAGGGACTCTGCCCTTTATAGAACTCATATTGCCAGTACATCATTTGCCTTTCGAGGCACAAGAATTCCTGAGCGAACAATAATTGGCAAAGAAGAGATACTTAAAACTGCAGGCAGATCGGTTTTGAAATCATATTACGACTCATGGTACAGACCTGAAAACATGGTTCTTGTTGTCGTCGGGGACATCGATCCTGGGAAGGCGCGGCAGAGCATAGAAAAACTCTTTTCTTCTTTGCGTGCTGCAGGGAAAAAACCTGTCTGCCCTGATTTCGGTCATCTGCAGCACAGGGGAGATGAATTTTTTTATTATTATGAGCCTGAACTGGCCAAAACAAATGTTTCCATTGAATCCTTATGGGATAAAACTCCCCGCAATGATTCAATTGCTCTTGAAACCCAGGAAATAAAACGCTTCATAGCTGCCATGATAATACGATACCGTCTGCAGAAAATCCTGGAAAAACCAGATGCACCCTATACAGGAGCAGGATTTTACTATGGCGATCTTGAGGGCCGAATCGGCTATGGTTCAATATCAGCTCAGACCGATGGATCACATTGGCGGGAAACTCTGGCGTTACTCAACAAAACTCTCAGACAGGCGCTTCAGTTCGGATTTTATGAACATGAGCTTGAAAGAGCCAGAAAAGAGATACTTGCCGGTTTTGATGCGGCAGTCTTGCAGGAAAAGAACGAAGATTCCAGGTTTATTGCCCGTAAAATCATCCGCCATATCAACAGCAACCGGGTCCTCCAGTCAGCAGAGCAGGAGAGAGATCTCTTTGGCCCGATAGTGAAAGATTTTTCACTGAGTGATATTTATCAGGAGTTTAAAAAAATATGGGATCATGACAGCAGGCTGATTTCAGTAACCGGTGATGTCAAGCTTGAAAAAGGAAAAAAGGAAATCAAAGCAGTCTATCAGGATTGCCTGAAGCAGCCAATAACTATCTTTAAAGATAACAAAAAAGGTGAATTCCCTTATTTGGAAACACCGGAATCAACCACTCCCTTCAAACAGGTTTTCAATTCCCCTGAGCTGGGTGTTGAAGTTATTCGATTTGAGAATGGTACAGTTCTTAATTTGAAAAAAACCGATTTTCGGAAAAATGAAATTCAGGTGACAGTCAGTTTCGGGACAGGAGAGCTGGATGAGCCGCAGCCTGGCATGTCAATGATTGCTGAGGACGTGATCAATGAATCCGGAACAGGTAAATTCAGTAAATCTGAACTGAATGAAATACTTGCCGGAAGCACCGTGGAGCTCGGTTTCAGTATTCAGGAGTCCTCTTTTCTCTGGCAGGGCAGTTCCCTGACTAAGGACTTTGATGTTCTTCTCGAATCAATTTACAGTCATGTATTTGATATAACAGCAAGAAAAACAGTCTTCGAATCGGTTATGATCGATGTCGAGCAAATGTATAAAAAACTGGAGCAGGATGTTGACGGAGCGGTCCCCCTGAAGATACTTCCATTTCTGGCGAATGGAAATCCTCATTTTGGTTTGCCTCCTCGGGAATCAGTTCTCAAAATTGATTTCCCAGAACTTTCAGCATGGGTTAATACCCTTATTCCTGAAAATGATCTTGAAATTTCCATAGTTGGTGATTTTGACAGAAAAGAAGTCATTAAGGGGATTCGGAAATATTTTTCCGGATTGAAGCTTTTTCCCCACAATACTCCAGAGGTTGAGAGAATTTCTTTCCCGAAAGGGAAAAAAAAGGAGATCAAGGTTCAGACTTCCATCGGGAAATCAGTTATTCTTGTTGCCTGGTTGACTGAAGATTTCTGGGAGATTAGCAGGACCAGAAAATTTCACCTTCTTGCTTCCGTTATTGAAGATCGGCTGCGAAAGGTATTGCGGGAAAAAATGGGTGCTACTTATTCGCCGGAGGCGTTCAGCACTAACAGCAGAACATACAGGGATTATGGTTTTCTTGCAGTCCATGTGACTGTAGAGCCTGGCAGAGAAGAAATGATCGAAAAGGAAATTTTCAGAATTGCAAAAGAGCTTCGGGATAATGGTGTGACAGATGAAGAGCTTGAAAGAGCAAGAAAGCCCCTGCTGACCTCAATAAGGGACAGTCTTGAAAATAACAGCTATTGGCTTTATTCGGTTCTACTACGATCTTCGATCCATCGGGAACAGCTGGACTGGCCTCTGACCATTGAAAATGAGTATGCAAACATTAAAAAAGAGGAACTTGATATACTGGTAAAAAAATATCTGACAGAAGGAAGGGCTGCTGTGGGAGTAGCCAGACCGGTAGAGAAGTAG
- the hisF gene encoding imidazole glycerol phosphate synthase subunit HisF: MAGIRLIARLDVKGANLIKGIHLEGLRVIGDPREYARKYYEQGADEIIYMDCVASLYGRNNLTEIVRHAAEDIFIPMTVGGGVRSVSDVEMLLRVGADKVAVNTAAVARPELISEIATRFGSQCMVLSIEAKNKEKGRWEAYTDNGREKTGIDVIEWAKRAADLGAGEILLTSIDREGTRKGYQVDLVKAVSTAVTIPVIASGGMGGVDHLQQVTEEGKADAVAMADIIHYNRMTIGEIRKESLAGGVKVSRR; this comes from the coding sequence ATGGCTGGGATTCGGTTAATTGCACGATTGGATGTGAAAGGGGCAAACCTTATCAAGGGAATTCACCTGGAAGGGTTGAGAGTCATTGGTGATCCCAGGGAATATGCCCGAAAATACTACGAGCAGGGTGCCGATGAAATTATTTATATGGATTGTGTTGCCAGTTTATATGGACGAAATAATTTAACGGAAATTGTTCGACATGCAGCTGAGGATATTTTTATTCCCATGACAGTGGGAGGTGGAGTACGCTCAGTGAGTGATGTTGAAATGCTTTTACGTGTTGGTGCAGACAAGGTGGCAGTGAACACCGCAGCTGTAGCCCGCCCTGAACTGATATCAGAAATAGCCACCAGATTTGGTTCGCAGTGCATGGTTTTATCCATTGAGGCCAAAAACAAGGAAAAGGGTCGGTGGGAAGCTTATACTGACAATGGTCGTGAAAAAACCGGAATAGACGTGATTGAGTGGGCAAAACGGGCTGCCGATCTTGGCGCAGGTGAGATACTGCTGACATCAATTGACCGGGAAGGAACCAGAAAAGGATACCAGGTTGATCTTGTGAAAGCCGTGTCCACAGCAGTTACTATTCCTGTAATCGCAAGCGGAGGAATGGGGGGAGTTGACCATCTGCAGCAAGTTACAGAAGAAGGGAAAGCAGACGCTGTTGCCATGGCAGATATAATTCATTACAACCGTATGACCATTGGTGAAATCAGAAAGGAATCCCTTGCTGGAGGGGTCAAGGTAAGCAGAAGATGA
- a CDS encoding acylneuraminate cytidylyltransferase family protein, producing the protein MKQVTAIITARGGSKGIPRKNIRLVNGKPLIAYTIEAALNCPLVDRCYVTTEDREIMEVSQKWGADIIERPYHLAEDNSLSSDVVVHALQELAVEKLPEYFVLLQPTSPLRTAAHLEKCLRGYLEAGVSCGVSVTPAEHHPWKMLIRDGENIRPLKDIQSLEMPRQQLPEALRINGAIYVMPSKLFLENQTFFIEPAYFYTMDAQSSIDIDTETDLKIFEHLLAS; encoded by the coding sequence ATGAAACAGGTTACGGCGATAATTACGGCCAGGGGTGGTTCAAAGGGGATTCCAAGGAAAAACATCCGCTTGGTCAATGGGAAACCACTTATTGCGTATACTATTGAGGCTGCCCTGAACTGTCCTCTTGTTGACAGATGTTATGTGACAACCGAAGACAGGGAGATCATGGAAGTCAGTCAGAAATGGGGGGCGGATATCATTGAACGACCGTACCATCTTGCAGAAGATAACTCTCTCAGCAGTGATGTTGTGGTTCATGCCCTGCAGGAACTGGCAGTTGAAAAACTTCCTGAATACTTTGTTCTGCTGCAACCTACTTCTCCCCTGCGAACTGCAGCACATCTTGAAAAATGTCTGCGGGGTTATTTGGAAGCTGGTGTTTCATGCGGGGTCAGTGTGACTCCGGCAGAGCATCATCCCTGGAAGATGCTTATCCGTGACGGGGAGAATATACGACCACTGAAGGATATACAGAGCTTGGAAATGCCAAGGCAACAGCTTCCCGAGGCATTGCGAATAAATGGAGCTATTTATGTGATGCCTTCAAAGCTTTTCCTCGAAAACCAGACATTTTTTATAGAGCCGGCATATTTCTATACAATGGATGCACAATCAAGTATTGATATTGATACAGAAACAGATCTGAAAATTTTTGAACATCTACTTGCATCCTGA
- the hisH gene encoding imidazole glycerol phosphate synthase subunit HisH, which produces MSRLVTIIDYGMGNLLSVANAFEKCGAEVRVSDRYEHVARADLLVLPGVGAFAKAMDELKKNNLDEAIREFSRTGNPFLGICLGMQMMLSQSREFGTHDGLGLIDGSVEPIEKTTSDGLPHKIPHIGWTGIRPPGSRDDWSGTILQKTAVDTPFYFVHSFTAVPRFQKHRLADANYNGRLISAAIHSGSMFGCQFHPEKSGRAGLEIIRCFLGM; this is translated from the coding sequence ATGAGCAGACTGGTTACAATCATTGATTATGGCATGGGTAACCTGTTGAGTGTTGCCAACGCTTTTGAAAAATGTGGCGCCGAGGTGAGAGTGTCTGATCGCTATGAACATGTCGCCAGGGCAGATCTTCTCGTTTTGCCCGGGGTTGGGGCGTTTGCAAAGGCCATGGATGAACTGAAGAAAAATAATCTGGATGAGGCAATCAGAGAGTTCAGCCGAACCGGCAATCCTTTTCTTGGAATATGCCTGGGAATGCAGATGATGTTAAGCCAGAGCAGAGAGTTTGGAACACATGACGGACTGGGACTTATTGATGGTAGTGTTGAACCGATAGAAAAGACCACTTCAGACGGGTTACCCCATAAAATTCCCCATATTGGCTGGACAGGCATAAGGCCGCCCGGTTCAAGGGATGATTGGTCTGGAACAATTTTGCAGAAAACCGCAGTTGACACGCCCTTTTATTTTGTCCATTCGTTTACCGCAGTCCCTCGATTTCAAAAGCACAGGCTGGCAGATGCAAACTACAACGGCAGGCTGATCTCAGCAGCAATTCATTCCGGATCAATGTTCGGCTGCCAGTTTCATCCCGAAAAAAGCGGCAGGGCAGGGTTGGAGATAATCCGCTGCTTTCTGGGAATGTAA
- a CDS encoding class I SAM-dependent methyltransferase, translated as MLLKSDRKTREHRNRKRRREIEKIVTQIKQFRDNSDSSEPHNMILEFGCGNGFQIPYLQELGQVFSTDIYTSDEIRRLPNHTFCVSDIKNLPYRDGSFDIIFSNHVIEHLPDHESAFRELKRIAAGDCLFVFSLPTNIWLLLSLPSKYLGKISAFLQIVYKRKVKDGIQQSLVNDDNAERLERESMLGNLPSEKDEAITFKKAFLPRGHGIYKQFGRCYRSFRIKAWSDFFRNFGFEILETTPLLLYGPSERPVIPTTAIFERTGICSSVLFVLQLKKEEK; from the coding sequence ATGCTATTAAAATCAGATAGGAAAACAAGGGAACATAGAAATAGAAAAAGAAGACGGGAAATTGAAAAAATTGTCACACAAATAAAACAGTTTCGTGATAATTCCGATAGTTCCGAACCTCACAATATGATTCTCGAATTCGGTTGTGGTAACGGATTTCAAATACCGTATTTACAGGAATTGGGACAAGTTTTTTCGACTGATATTTATACCAGTGATGAAATAAGGAGATTGCCCAATCACACGTTTTGCGTCAGTGATATAAAAAACCTTCCTTATCGCGACGGATCATTTGATATTATTTTTTCAAATCATGTAATAGAACATCTCCCTGATCATGAATCTGCTTTCAGAGAGTTAAAAAGAATTGCTGCAGGGGATTGCCTCTTTGTTTTTTCTCTTCCGACAAATATCTGGCTCCTGTTATCACTTCCATCGAAATATCTCGGTAAAATTTCCGCCTTTCTTCAGATAGTTTATAAAAGAAAAGTGAAAGACGGTATCCAGCAGTCATTGGTGAATGATGATAACGCCGAAAGGCTTGAACGGGAAAGTATGTTAGGTAATTTACCTTCGGAAAAAGACGAAGCAATTACTTTTAAAAAAGCATTTCTACCGCGTGGACATGGTATCTACAAACAATTTGGTCGATGTTACAGGTCATTCAGGATAAAAGCCTGGTCAGATTTTTTTAGAAATTTTGGCTTTGAAATTCTTGAAACCACACCTCTTTTACTTTATGGGCCTTCAGAAAGACCGGTTATACCTACAACAGCAATATTTGAGAGAACGGGAATATGTTCCAGTGTTCTTTTCGTTCTTCAATTGAAAAAAGAAGAAAAGTAA
- a CDS encoding class I SAM-dependent methyltransferase, with protein MGDQSEKEALQLEAMAFDRQIDERLAAGHLPDLRRAEECTWFYNNSWRHPHYIQLDFGEQIELISSAIKKHNTDENKRPKILEVGCGPGHMTLELARNGFNTTGIDLSLKCIEVAKKTADEDPWKKTRAALKYIQADFLENETFPVNTFDVVIFIGALHHFPEQQRVLSQVSKVLREDGIILVHEPTRDRMTEGNAAFIHLVKLLLCQNGGFFKEYEIPESLKAYREQIGEIYADMKYEDISGEKKQSINDNEAGFIEMREGLCHFFKELHFEERYAFFHEIIGGLRFDQKKNNMLASYLRMADGELCRLGVLQPTEFFYVGRKIGDK; from the coding sequence ATGGGGGATCAATCCGAAAAAGAGGCGTTACAGCTAGAAGCAATGGCCTTTGACAGACAGATTGATGAGCGATTGGCTGCTGGCCACTTGCCTGACCTGAGAAGAGCTGAGGAGTGCACCTGGTTTTACAATAACAGCTGGCGTCACCCCCATTATATTCAACTGGATTTTGGGGAACAGATTGAATTGATCAGTTCTGCAATAAAAAAGCATAACACTGATGAGAATAAAAGACCGAAAATTCTGGAAGTTGGCTGCGGGCCAGGGCACATGACACTGGAACTTGCCAGAAACGGTTTTAATACAACCGGTATTGATCTTTCTCTGAAATGTATTGAAGTTGCAAAAAAAACTGCAGATGAAGATCCCTGGAAAAAAACAAGGGCCGCACTGAAATATATTCAGGCAGATTTCCTGGAAAATGAGACTTTTCCTGTAAATACTTTTGATGTTGTAATTTTTATCGGGGCATTACACCATTTTCCGGAACAACAGAGGGTTTTATCACAGGTTTCAAAGGTTCTCAGGGAAGATGGTATTATTCTCGTTCATGAGCCCACGAGAGACAGGATGACCGAGGGAAATGCAGCGTTCATACATCTTGTCAAATTATTGTTGTGTCAGAATGGAGGTTTCTTTAAAGAGTATGAAATCCCGGAATCTTTAAAAGCCTACAGGGAACAGATCGGGGAAATTTATGCCGATATGAAATATGAAGATATTTCGGGTGAGAAAAAACAGTCTATCAATGACAATGAAGCCGGTTTTATTGAAATGAGGGAGGGACTCTGCCATTTTTTCAAGGAATTGCACTTTGAGGAGAGATATGCATTCTTCCATGAAATAATAGGGGGACTGCGCTTTGATCAGAAGAAAAACAACATGCTGGCCTCATATCTACGCATGGCAGATGGTGAACTGTGTCGCCTGGGAGTCCTGCAACCGACAGAGTTTTTTTATGTGGGTCGGAAAATAGGTGATAAATAA
- the neuC gene encoding UDP-N-acetylglucosamine 2-epimerase: MKKIVFITGTRADFGKLKSLIHVVADSDDFEYSIFATGMHMLYRYGMTVEEIHKAGFTNIFTYMNQVHGEPMEMVLANTITGLSRYLHEYRPDMLIVHGDRVEAMAGAISGALRNILVGHVEGGELSGTIDDLIRHSVTKLAHIHFVANREAENRLLQLGEQPETIHIIGSPDIDVMLSNDLPDIQEVREYYDIPYKSYVLVLYHPVTTELDSLAENVRELVDSIIEYDMNYVVIYPNNDSGSEHIFNEYERLGARENIRIFPSLRFEYFLTLLKNARFILGNSSAGIHEAPVFGIPSVNIGSRQKDRFSYCSIINVGNTRAEILDGMERAEKNGVFEPSSFFGIGKSAEKFLDVIQKGSLWKTPKQKNFQNISFSSPES; encoded by the coding sequence ATGAAGAAAATAGTCTTCATTACAGGGACCAGGGCTGACTTCGGTAAACTCAAATCACTGATTCACGTTGTAGCCGACAGTGATGATTTTGAGTATTCTATTTTTGCCACCGGCATGCATATGCTCTACAGGTACGGCATGACAGTGGAAGAAATCCATAAGGCCGGATTTACCAATATCTTTACCTATATGAATCAGGTGCATGGAGAGCCCATGGAAATGGTACTGGCTAATACCATAACCGGGTTATCACGATACCTCCATGAGTATCGGCCGGATATGCTCATTGTCCATGGTGACAGGGTTGAGGCCATGGCCGGTGCAATAAGCGGTGCATTAAGAAATATTCTTGTGGGTCATGTCGAAGGAGGAGAATTGTCCGGAACCATCGATGATCTCATACGTCATTCTGTGACAAAACTTGCTCATATTCACTTTGTGGCTAACAGGGAAGCAGAAAATAGATTACTGCAACTGGGAGAGCAACCGGAAACAATACATATAATAGGCTCACCTGATATTGATGTCATGTTATCGAACGATCTGCCTGATATTCAGGAGGTCAGGGAGTATTATGATATTCCATATAAATCTTATGTTCTGGTTCTCTATCATCCTGTTACCACAGAACTGGACAGTCTTGCTGAAAATGTTCGGGAACTGGTGGATTCCATCATAGAGTATGACATGAACTACGTGGTAATCTACCCCAATAATGACTCAGGTTCGGAACATATATTCAATGAATATGAAAGGCTTGGTGCCAGGGAAAATATTCGTATTTTTCCATCATTGCGTTTTGAATATTTTCTGACCCTGTTGAAAAACGCCCGTTTTATCCTTGGCAATTCCAGTGCCGGTATCCATGAAGCACCTGTTTTTGGTATTCCATCTGTCAATATTGGCTCAAGACAGAAGGATCGGTTTTCCTACTGTTCAATCATAAATGTTGGAAACACCAGGGCGGAGATCCTGGATGGTATGGAACGAGCTGAAAAAAACGGGGTTTTCGAACCTTCAAGTTTTTTCGGCATCGGTAAAAGTGCTGAGAAGTTTCTCGATGTTATTCAAAAGGGCTCACTCTGGAAGACGCCAAAGCAGAAGAATTTTCAAAACATCTCTTTTTCCAGTCCGGAATCGTGA
- a CDS encoding ABC transporter ATP-binding protein yields the protein MKRKEKYDNNRSIFFLICSLFDRRERREMYFIFIALIIRGVFEIVGVASIMPFMAVVSNSDVIQTNQFLKWAYTFFSFETSRHFLLALGLFAFLALVFNNLLAALTDWFLIKFIHMRGHVLAQRLLAGYLKKPYSWFLSRNTADMGANILNEVANYMKGVLRPFIEMLARSIVSLFIMGLLIKVDPFLALVVSLTLGGAYGVIFYFVRKRLTRAGKDRVYDSRRQFKYINESLTGIKDIKVLGREKYFFDSFSKHSYRANYNQAIYQIVSQLPRYALEMVAFGGILLIVLYFIALRQNTDNIIPLIALYAFAGYRLMPALQGVFGGLTSLKFNIPVLHRILDALENDVQNENIMDEWQGGEGPILNLSDTIEMNDIEYTYPEGERKVLDGLDLTISANTTVGLVGTTGAGKTTLVDILLGLFQPDKGSLTIDGIPLKEENCRHWRNNVGYVPQNIFLCDDTVINNIALGVTPENIDFSSVEKAACLADIHDFIMQELPEGYNTVIGERGVRLSGGQRQRLGIARAMYHDPDVIIMDEATSSLDGVTEDNIIKAIHTLSKKKTIIMIAHRLKTLHECDIIHFLNEGKLYASGSYEELFSTCTLFRELAEAGGSTGGKENQL from the coding sequence ATGAAGAGAAAAGAAAAATATGATAATAACAGGTCCATTTTCTTTTTAATCTGTAGTCTTTTTGACAGACGGGAAAGAAGAGAGATGTACTTTATTTTCATTGCGTTGATTATAAGGGGTGTTTTTGAAATTGTTGGTGTTGCTTCCATAATGCCTTTTATGGCTGTTGTATCAAACAGTGATGTTATCCAAACTAACCAGTTTCTCAAGTGGGCCTATACATTTTTTAGCTTTGAGACCTCAAGACATTTTCTGCTGGCCCTCGGACTGTTTGCATTTCTGGCTCTGGTTTTTAATAATCTACTTGCAGCTTTGACAGACTGGTTTCTTATTAAATTCATTCATATGCGCGGACATGTTCTGGCGCAGAGATTATTGGCCGGTTATCTGAAAAAGCCGTATTCATGGTTCCTGTCAAGGAACACTGCAGATATGGGCGCCAATATTTTGAATGAAGTGGCAAATTATATGAAAGGGGTACTCAGACCTTTTATTGAAATGCTTGCCAGATCAATTGTATCACTCTTTATTATGGGACTTCTAATAAAAGTAGATCCTTTTCTGGCCCTTGTAGTTTCCCTGACCCTGGGCGGCGCCTACGGTGTTATTTTTTATTTTGTCAGAAAACGCCTGACACGTGCTGGTAAGGACAGGGTTTATGACAGCCGTCGACAATTCAAATATATCAATGAATCTTTGACAGGAATAAAAGATATCAAAGTTCTGGGCAGGGAAAAATATTTTTTTGATTCCTTCTCAAAACATTCCTACCGGGCTAATTATAATCAGGCCATCTATCAGATTGTTTCTCAATTGCCTCGCTATGCTCTGGAAATGGTAGCATTTGGCGGCATTCTTCTCATTGTCCTTTATTTTATCGCTCTACGCCAGAATACGGATAATATTATTCCATTGATTGCTCTATATGCCTTCGCCGGCTACAGACTCATGCCGGCCCTCCAGGGAGTCTTCGGCGGCTTGACCTCCTTGAAATTCAATATACCTGTTTTGCACAGAATACTGGATGCACTCGAGAACGATGTACAAAATGAAAATATCATGGATGAATGGCAGGGAGGAGAAGGGCCCATTTTAAACCTGTCTGATACAATTGAAATGAATGATATTGAGTATACTTATCCGGAAGGAGAGAGAAAGGTCTTGGATGGTCTTGACCTGACGATTTCCGCGAATACTACCGTGGGGCTGGTCGGTACAACCGGTGCCGGAAAAACAACTCTGGTTGATATTCTTCTTGGTCTTTTTCAGCCGGATAAAGGTTCTCTTACCATTGACGGTATACCGTTGAAAGAGGAAAACTGCAGACATTGGAGGAATAATGTAGGTTATGTACCGCAGAATATTTTTCTGTGTGATGATACCGTTATAAATAATATTGCTCTTGGGGTAACACCCGAAAACATAGATTTTTCATCCGTTGAGAAAGCTGCCTGCCTTGCCGATATACATGATTTTATAATGCAAGAATTGCCTGAAGGATATAATACGGTGATCGGAGAACGGGGAGTAAGGCTTTCAGGGGGGCAGAGGCAGCGTCTGGGTATCGCCAGGGCAATGTATCATGATCCGGATGTGATAATTATGGACGAGGCAACCAGTTCTCTGGATGGTGTGACTGAAGACAACATAATAAAGGCGATCCATACACTTTCAAAAAAGAAAACAATCATTATGATTGCCCATCGCCTTAAAACACTTCACGAGTGTGATATCATTCATTTCCTGAACGAGGGTAAACTGTATGCCTCGGGATCATATGAAGAGCTGTTTTCCACGTGCACTCTCTTCAGAGAACTGGCCGAAGCGGGAGGAAGCACCGGCGGGAAAGAAAACCAGTTATGA